In Citrus sinensis cultivar Valencia sweet orange chromosome 3, DVS_A1.0, whole genome shotgun sequence, the sequence GAGGTTATAGAACTGGATTGTTTAGCAAATACCATAGCACATAGTACTCGGAACCCAGAGACCAAGACTCAATTCATAAAAGCTCAAACTTACCCATCCGAACAAAGACGCACATATCCCTTTTGGGGTCTGACTAGTGAACAAAGTGGGAAAAACGCGACGAAAGTCTCTGTAATTGTAAGtgttaaattcattttataattaataaaatatatttcatgtattgctattaataaattattttatataatattaagaataatttaaaatctttatatatttatttcaatattatgGTTCTACATATTAAgatttagtttaatataatataagattacaaagtattaaaatatctttttaaatattgaattattttaaaatgaataaatttttatattttttattataaaatattagagtcATTTTTTTGGGTCAATAGAACTAAAGAGTATTATAATCAAAAGGGAGTTTTAGCATCCCTTATTCAAAACTTAGGGTTTATATGACTATTTCTCTAAACTTTAAGGGTGTAGGTGTTATTTATcctgaataataaaaaaaagaaagataagatAAGCGGGGCATACACTCCACTacatgtttatatataaatgcaTGGCCatgaataatatataagagaaataaactaaggttaattaattaatatgaaaagataattaacaCACAGCACTGAGTGAATAGTGCGTAGCAAGTCCACAAAATAGCATTTCTTCTCCGCTAAGTGTGGCTCCAGTTAGACCGAGGTATTCCCCtgtaaatgaaaatcaaaatagcAGATATGAGATTAATAAAATAGCAGATATGAGGTATTCCAGTGTGGCTCCAGATATGAGATTAATAAAGCAAAGCAAATTAAgcttattattgttataattaattaattgtgagtacacataaattaatattaatattactatattagTATACATCATAAGCTTTGTGCCCATGTGATACGAAAATGAATgttataatgataaaatgaaCAAGCGAGACCTACCCAGGTGACCGGGCAAGCGTGAAAGATAATATGAAGACCCGACATCGGGATGGAAACCAATCAGTACTTCAGGCATAGCGAAAAcctgtaattaattaattaaaatgagttTTAGATTCCTAATTAACACAAAattcatcatatatatatatatatatatattagtggAATAAAGATTGAGTGCTGAACTCAATTTTTACTAAGCCTtgaatcaataattattagataagaaaataatatttaaaattttaaaacaattcgAACTATTGATTCAGAATCAgatgaatgaaaataaaactaaattaaactGCATTAATTCTTAATTCTGAATAAATCCAATTAATTAGCTCCATACAGTTTTCTCAGTTGCAAGACGATACGAGGCATGCACAGCAATTCCTGCACCGCCACCCATCGTAATGCCATCCATGATAGCCACCTACGTGTGAGCAGCAGGAAAGCAAGAATAACAAAGtgagttaattaataattaatcaatatccCATGCATGCGTTTAACTattgattaatttcataaattaagatttaagaaTAAGACTAGCTCACGTGCGGCTTCGAATATGTGGCTACAAGGTAGACGAAGCTATACAATGTTCTGAAAAATTCTTTACATTCTTCTACTCTCCCtgcacaattttttaattataatttataataaatcatctataaattaataatataatattatacagGACTGAAAACTATTAGTTACTCTATTATATCAGTATCACCCCATACGATATAAGAGAAAGTTAACAAGTAATGAATTCaatttaaacataaatattaacCACTAATATTTAAGCCTCAATCAAATCCATCTTATTCTCTTTTGCATCAAAGTCGAATTGATCTGTTTCCTATACCTTCTTTAAGCATCCGATAAGCACCAACAACATCTCCGCCAGCGCAAAATGACCTTCCATTtccctttcaaaaaaaaaaaaaacaagtataCATAGTATGGATTATATATACTAAagttaagaaagaaaaaaaaaagttgaaaaccAATGGAATCTGAGTAGTAATAAACTTTTTACTCACCTTAATCACAACAAAATCAACCCCGGAATTATTTTCCCAGGATTCGTATTGTTTGGTAAGGAGAGCAACCTGAGGACAAGAAACTCAAGTACATATATATAGTCTTCAAAAATGTGCATCAATTCCtcaaaaacacaataataatcaataacaatGATAATTAAGGAAGGGATTAAAATGAGACTTCAGACTCGCCGATTAAAGAATGCTAACCAAATATCGTAGAAGTGGGAAATTAACGGATTATTGTTTAGAAGTTGTCATTGGTGTTACAAGGCTTCTTTCtgaataatatttcattaattattttttacttttcaatcAAGTTACTCATGTCACGTAAGCAGCCAACTCAGTTTATGCAAAAATGCTTGTGAGTCATCATTGTGCTTGCttctatataaataaaaagtatctTACTCTCTTTCTTATATGTTTCGCACTTGAAATTCAAAGTGATACAAACCATTGAAGTATTGAGAGCATTTAGCACATGGGGTCTGTTGAGTATCACAGTTCGTGAATTCGCTCTCTCTTCAACCAGTAcctaaaacaaattcaaaagaaaatttaattttgtcgTCTCTTCCATGCAtgtattgtatatatatatatatatatatatatatagctagCTGTGCATGCAACAtggtaatttattaaaataaataaataaaactaaccAAGCTGTGGGGTTGATCGTTGTAGTAATTCTTGCCGTTGTTGAGTGAAGAGCGCAGGCCTCTGTTACTTATTAATGAGGGAAATCGACCCATTTTTAAGCAATATTGggaaatgattttgaagcttAGCATCTTGCTATTATTTTCGTGAGCTTTAGATGTTCTTTGGAGGTAATCGCTGGTTAATAAGTATTTATAGGGTAAcagataaatgaataattattgGTATTCGTGTAAGGCATGTTTACATTTTTCATGTGgggtattaatttattctatgGGACTCAAAAGgatattaattaactaattaattaattagttaatcaGAAACTGAGATACAGATTAGTTTCTTCGTGCCGCGGGTAGACTAGTGAATATTCTTCTACATTTAGTTTGATTAGCTTAGCGATTAAATATGCATATTGTACACGATTGATATATAACCATATCTCACGCACTTAATGAATTTGAGTAGTTTCTTATTTTAAGGCGCCGTTATAACATGAAAATTAAGgcatgttaaaattaaaatcatatattaaaatactaaaacaTATCATTCTTAATTAGACTAACGAATATaagaaacgaaaaaaaaaaattactattcGTATCTCAATTGGAACACAGATCAATATTTTCTAGTAGCCATACATTGCGTGTGTATCTAATTTGATTAGCATTTaatttgcataaaaaaatgatgttaatccctaatatatattcaaactCTACATGAATTTGAGAAGATTATTTTAGACCCATTAGAATATTATCGAATGCAcaagttcaaattttaagatgaaaatatgtaataacaattatgCTTCTTAATCTTATACTTAATTTATGTTCACACTCTGCCTTTTGACTTCAGACGTGTCAGTTActtcagttaaaaaaaaaaaactcaaaatcaaagaaggagaaattagtacgtcaaaaaaggaaaaaataatgagAACAAATTAGTTGATTATCACTCACACTCTAAAATTCGACACCGGCTTGCAAGCAAGTCTTCAGACGTctcaattacttttaaaaaaaaattgtccatATAAGGGTGCTAATTTAGGTGGATTCGTTTATTCGATTTGATTCGAAGCAAATTAAATAGGTttgggtttgaaaaaattgattatttaataaatgtgtgaattcgattcgattcgttaattaaacaaatcgaATCCGGATTTGAAGATATTAATTCGTTTATTCGTTTaagattcatttaataaataggtTATAAACGAACCAAATACAatatattagtttattattcgtttaattaaattacttattaattcttaaatatttatgaaaaattttaaaatttgaaggttAATCTAGTaactataaataataacaagacaATCTATAAAtgagatgaaaaattttatggtttggatgatttatttaatttttgtaaatgaatTCATATTCAATTCCATTTGttatgaatttgtttattattaggataaatgtataataaacaaatttggattcgattcgattcatttattaattctattaaacgaattaaacaaattgaacCGAATGTTCGTTTAATAAACTAATCgaatctgaatccacataaTTTTGACCCTTGGGATTCGATTCGATTATTCGTTTTGCCACCCCTAGTCTAtaatatacacacacacagagtatatatattttcatagaAAAGTTTATGGCTGAGAATTTATATTCCATGATCCAAATCAAATATGGACACATTAATatgtcaacaaaaaaaaagttgaaattttggtattgtttttgagatggtccaaaataattttagaaagctaaaaactaatttttaatgtttagtaaattttttaaaaaaaattaattttggtaaAGTCACTCCATTctacaataaattttgaaaagcatggAAGGGGTAACTtttgaaaatctaattttaataattagttttataattaatacaattcaatatatattatcacatatagtataaaaatctaaaattatcattctttaattaggaaataaaatcattaaatttaaagagattattgcTGCTATTACCAATCATattcaaataacaaaataaaagttaaaataataaaatggattatattttatttatcgaTTATTATACTttagcaataaaaaaaatttatatttatccacatgcttataaatgtgtaaataaattttatccaatATAATGTCTTTTTCAGTTATTCGCATTCTTACAGCAGTTTAACTGTaactcataatatttttaaaaataaattccacgaattaattaactaattttcttcattactcattatttctataatacagttaacaataattacttaaaaattataatattaccaaACTAGCCTTACGCTCCAAATATCTGCCCCAATTTGCCCGCTTCAACATATATATCAATTACGTTGACAAATATGTGttcaaatcataaatattCAAAGAAAAGTGCGTAGTTGAGAATTTATATGTTACGGTTCAAATAAGAGAATGACAAattaggattaaaaaaaaaagggggggatAAATTTGATCATTATCGTTCTTGCTACAAAGAGCGACACCAACTTACACGCAATTCTCCAAAcgtattatttactttttaaaaaaaaaatcatattatatacTCCAAGAAAAGTGTGGttgataattatattcaatGACCCAAGAAACTCATGTTCGTCCACTCTAATTCTTTCTACCGTGGTCGTGGGGCTTGCCGGCTTGGGTTAAGTGGCTTAATGACAAGTAACTCATATGTCGTGTTCGTCCACTCTAATAATTACGCAGACTGCCAGTCCACTGAGGGCACCATACCAGTCAATGACACTCTAATTGAACTGAACGTATCGTGTGGGTTCACAAACGATAATAATTTTGCTGATCCGATGATGCTTTGGATCATCAATCTTTTCATATCGCATCAAATTAATTGAGTATAATTATGTGGATTACGTAGTttagtttagttttttttttttttttatttgcatcTGATCAAATTCTTTACCACACTTCACTTtatatacattaatttatacGAAAAATTTGTGACTGTactgttatttaaattctcaaaCTTCGTATACAAATCTGTTGTGCTTTAATTTGCTGGCTATCATTTTAACCACTTTGTATTTTCTCACTGTCTCGCGGCCTTCtttcttccattttaatttttcggTCGCGCGTGGACTACTAGAAAATGTGTAATATGTATAGTTCATACAATAACAAAGTAACATAAGACTACACGTGAATCACTTATGATTtctagaatttattttatgaattatatatattcaagTGTGGATGTTCCTTTTTTGTAAGTGTGgatgttcctttttttttaaaaaaaaaaaatggattcgAGATAATAACATGAGATGATGTTGatgtgttattattattatttattcaattaactATAACATCAAATGGTGTTAATTCGAATCTCCATTTTAAGAAATGCAAGCATCCgacctttaaaaattatgtatagCTACACTAGAGaaaaactctctctctctctctctctctatatatatatatatatatgtatatatatatatatatgtatatatatatatatatatatatatatatatatatatatatataatataataataataataataataataataataataataataataataataagggtcCGGTTATTTTGAAATCgctctaaaataaaatatttttttataactacaCGATCAAAGttataatgagttttttaCTGTTTATCACTTTGCTCGCGTGATTGTGAGTCATGC encodes:
- the LOC102617485 gene encoding 3-hydroxyisobutyryl-CoA hydrolase-like protein 1, mitochondrial, with protein sequence MLSFKIISQYCLKMGRFPSLISNRGLRSSLNNGKNYYNDQPHSLVLVEERANSRTVILNRPHVLNALNTSMVALLTKQYESWENNSGVDFVVIKGNGRSFCAGGDVVGAYRMLKEGRVEECKEFFRTLYSFVYLVATYSKPHVAIMDGITMGGGAGIAVHASYRLATEKTVFAMPEVLIGFHPDVGSSYYLSRLPGHLGEYLGLTGATLSGEEMLFCGLATHYSLSARLPLIEEQLGTLLTDDFSAVGTFLGKYSDPVHLNQNHIFHKFEILNKCFSHGTVEEIIHALESEAAKTKDEWCVSTLEKLKEAPPLSLKVSLKSIRQGRFQTLEQCLMREYRMTNQAIFGQVSNNFCEGVRARLVDKSFTPKWYPLRLEQVTEDMVNAYFERLSWDEPDLQLPSPNKLRGLSLSHVMSRV